The Mycolicibacterium mageritense genome contains a region encoding:
- a CDS encoding ABC transporter ATP-binding protein, with translation MPDLRVRNVNKTFNGSKVLQDINFDVHDGEFFTLLGPSGCGKSTTLSCIAGLERPDEGTIELDDTVFFSGADGTFVAPEGRNLGMVFQSYALWPHMTIADNLALPLKLRKVTKSKRNGLIDDALEKVDLLHLRDRYPHEMSGGQQQRVALARALVYSPRLLLLDEPLSNLDAKLREQARAWLKALQSEVGITTIYVTHDQDEALAMSDRIAVMSKGEMVQIDTPTEIYEQPAAREVAGFVGSCNFLAGKVVEASDADARVQLEATGQVVHATGRMDVHTGDTVSVAVRPERVNIAAVGTTHAEGHNVVRASVSSVLYVGRKYEYLLTVGNSTITADCLKAGHQGEVDLVIDPENIFLYPQKQMAGAS, from the coding sequence ATGCCTGATCTACGTGTCCGCAACGTCAACAAGACCTTCAACGGGTCGAAAGTGCTGCAAGACATCAACTTCGATGTCCACGACGGTGAGTTCTTCACACTGCTCGGCCCCAGCGGATGCGGCAAGTCGACGACGCTGTCCTGCATTGCAGGCCTTGAGCGGCCCGACGAGGGCACCATCGAACTCGATGACACAGTGTTCTTCAGCGGGGCCGACGGCACCTTCGTCGCGCCCGAGGGACGCAACCTCGGCATGGTGTTCCAGTCCTACGCGCTGTGGCCGCACATGACCATCGCCGACAACCTTGCCCTGCCACTCAAACTCCGCAAGGTGACCAAGTCCAAGCGCAACGGCCTCATCGACGACGCCCTGGAGAAGGTCGACCTGCTGCACCTGCGGGACCGCTACCCGCATGAGATGTCGGGCGGCCAACAGCAGCGTGTCGCGCTGGCCCGCGCCCTGGTCTACTCGCCGCGGCTGCTGCTGCTCGACGAGCCACTGTCCAACCTGGACGCCAAACTGCGTGAACAGGCCCGGGCCTGGCTCAAGGCGCTACAGTCCGAGGTCGGGATCACGACCATCTACGTCACGCACGACCAGGACGAAGCCCTCGCGATGAGCGACCGGATCGCGGTCATGTCCAAAGGCGAGATGGTCCAGATCGACACTCCCACCGAGATCTACGAACAGCCCGCGGCGCGCGAGGTCGCCGGCTTCGTGGGTAGCTGTAACTTTCTGGCGGGCAAGGTCGTCGAGGCCAGCGACGCCGATGCCAGGGTGCAGTTGGAGGCCACCGGGCAGGTGGTCCACGCGACGGGCCGGATGGATGTTCACACCGGCGACACCGTCAGCGTCGCTGTCCGACCCGAACGCGTCAACATCGCCGCCGTGGGCACCACCCACGCCGAGGGGCACAACGTGGTCCGGGCCTCGGTCAGCAGCGTGCTCTATGTAGGCCGCAAGTATGAATACCTTTTGACTGTCGGCAATTCGACCATCACGGCCGACTGCCTCAAGGCCGGGCACCAGGGCGAGGTCGACCTGGTCATCGATCCGGAGAACATCTTCCTGTACCCGCAGAAGCAGATGGCGGGTGCTTCGTGA
- a CDS encoding ABC transporter permease, translating to MTTIEKTLSTDRPAPGELGSPHYRRFRNMGRDNVIQYAVLIVLAVFVLAPVIPTLYQSIVDRPLYEAGGILTLANYGRLFTEAGFGQVIVNTILFAGLTVILAQLFAVPMAIVVTRTKLPLGRLVAGSMRWPFYISSLLLGFGWIILYGPAGFASVQLREALGFVPWNLYSIPGMALTEAVALAPIAFTFCVGALNQSDNSLESAAQVCGAGPVRIIWSVVVPMLRPPIVYSSVLIVSMAIETLSVPLLYGQPADITVFSTFLYTNGLQSIDPDYGVLGAASVIILLVTVALVAVQSKLLKDSQRFVSVRGKATRPRVFDLGWIKWISVFFIAVYLIFGAVLPIGALIFRSFTLVLTPLKSPFSTMTVENYKPIFSYTAYYMSIVNSIVIAVVGAVVISVLGTLAVLVSRRSNMKAGKLVEYLALAPQAMPGLIVGIGFFWALAYSPGWISGLLSGTIWILVIAFGLRALPTAYGNISPLLMQIGAELDNAARVSGADWFRTFTRVLGKLIAPAFAGALVLVFVTMIKEYSPAVFPANSKTSVIGTTALQLWAEGNAGSVAALAAIQIAITLVFVTVATRLLKGSTSHA from the coding sequence ATGACCACCATTGAGAAAACCCTCAGCACCGATCGCCCGGCACCCGGCGAACTCGGCAGCCCGCACTACCGACGCTTCCGGAACATGGGGCGGGACAACGTCATCCAGTACGCCGTGCTCATCGTGCTGGCAGTGTTCGTCCTGGCGCCGGTGATCCCGACGCTGTACCAGTCGATCGTCGACCGGCCGCTGTACGAGGCAGGCGGCATTCTGACCCTGGCCAACTACGGGCGGCTGTTCACCGAGGCCGGCTTCGGCCAGGTCATCGTGAACACCATCCTGTTCGCGGGGCTGACCGTCATCCTGGCCCAGCTGTTCGCGGTACCGATGGCGATCGTCGTCACCCGCACCAAACTGCCGCTGGGCCGGCTGGTCGCGGGATCCATGCGATGGCCCTTCTACATCTCGTCGCTGTTGCTCGGCTTCGGCTGGATCATCCTGTACGGTCCCGCCGGATTCGCCAGCGTGCAACTGCGGGAAGCGCTCGGCTTCGTGCCGTGGAACCTGTACTCGATACCGGGGATGGCGCTGACCGAAGCGGTCGCACTCGCACCGATCGCGTTCACGTTCTGCGTCGGCGCGCTCAACCAGTCCGACAACTCACTGGAATCGGCCGCGCAGGTGTGCGGCGCCGGACCTGTCCGCATCATCTGGTCGGTCGTGGTGCCGATGCTGCGGCCCCCGATCGTCTACAGCTCGGTGCTGATCGTCAGCATGGCGATCGAAACCCTCTCGGTGCCACTGCTGTACGGCCAGCCTGCCGACATCACGGTGTTCTCCACGTTCCTCTACACCAACGGCCTGCAGTCGATCGACCCCGACTACGGCGTGCTGGGTGCGGCTTCGGTGATCATCCTGCTGGTGACCGTGGCGCTGGTGGCCGTCCAGTCCAAGCTGCTCAAGGACTCACAGCGGTTCGTCTCGGTGCGGGGGAAGGCGACCCGGCCGCGGGTGTTCGATCTCGGCTGGATCAAATGGATTTCGGTGTTCTTCATCGCGGTCTACCTGATCTTCGGTGCGGTACTCCCGATCGGCGCGCTCATCTTCCGCTCGTTCACCCTGGTGCTCACGCCGCTCAAATCACCGTTCTCCACCATGACGGTCGAGAATTACAAGCCGATCTTCAGCTACACCGCCTACTACATGTCGATCGTCAACAGCATCGTCATCGCCGTGGTGGGTGCGGTTGTGATCAGCGTGCTCGGCACATTGGCCGTGCTGGTGTCGCGGCGATCGAACATGAAGGCGGGCAAGCTCGTCGAGTATCTGGCCCTCGCCCCGCAGGCCATGCCCGGGCTGATCGTCGGCATCGGCTTCTTCTGGGCGCTGGCATACTCGCCGGGCTGGATCTCGGGACTGCTGAGCGGCACCATCTGGATCCTGGTGATCGCCTTCGGGTTGCGTGCGCTGCCGACCGCGTACGGCAACATATCGCCGCTGCTCATGCAGATCGGAGCCGAGCTCGACAACGCGGCCAGGGTCAGCGGCGCCGACTGGTTCCGGACCTTCACGCGGGTGCTGGGCAAGCTCATCGCGCCGGCCTTCGCGGGAGCCCTGGTCCTGGTGTTCGTCACGATGATCAAGGAGTACTCCCCGGCTGTGTTCCCGGCCAACTCCAAGACCAGTGTCATCGGCACCACGGCGCTGCAGCTCTGGGCCGAGGGCAACGCCGGATCGGTGGCCGCGCTGGCGGCCATCCAGATCGCCATAACCCTCGTCTTCGTCACCGTCGCCACCCGCCTCCTGAAAGGTTCGACCTCACATGCCTGA
- a CDS encoding ABC transporter substrate-binding protein, giving the protein MSTHQIANRSPIGRRIATMLGGTALVAALAACGVGGDYSDVKPELPDYYPAGYAQLVDASKQEGGELTIYSNTDQQSWAPIIDAFQDKFPWVGSINATNLDSDEVFQRALSEQATGQDSADIVVSNAADAWADFAERPDTLVSYASPELRHLPDWASPLPNVYSLSVDPISMVYNTALIPQDERPTSIADLAAKVTAHPDDFNGMIAVRNPAGAFGFTVTSAFVNNDPDAAWADFAKILPFSKNETSTGGMVEKVTSGEYSVGFFMGSPALTAEQRTGGLIKAVFPTDGTPLLRRGIGIAHGAPHEATAKLFLDFVLSEAGQKAVSEGGLTAYRDGVQRAEDGVATYQEVVDSVGPKSLIFVPYTKAGDEEIDAFSERWKSLQAD; this is encoded by the coding sequence GTGTCCACTCACCAGATTGCGAACCGCTCACCGATTGGCCGCCGCATCGCGACCATGCTGGGCGGAACCGCACTTGTCGCCGCACTCGCGGCCTGTGGTGTCGGAGGGGACTACTCCGATGTCAAGCCTGAACTGCCGGATTACTACCCGGCCGGCTACGCGCAGTTGGTCGACGCTTCCAAGCAGGAGGGCGGCGAGCTGACGATCTACTCCAACACCGATCAGCAGAGCTGGGCGCCCATCATCGACGCGTTCCAGGACAAGTTCCCGTGGGTGGGCAGTATCAACGCCACCAACCTCGACTCAGACGAGGTGTTCCAGCGGGCGCTGTCCGAGCAGGCGACCGGTCAGGACAGCGCCGACATCGTGGTGAGCAACGCCGCCGACGCGTGGGCCGACTTCGCCGAGCGCCCGGACACGCTCGTGTCCTACGCGTCGCCGGAACTCCGCCATCTCCCGGATTGGGCATCACCGCTGCCCAACGTGTACTCGCTGTCGGTGGATCCGATCTCGATGGTGTACAACACTGCGCTGATCCCGCAGGATGAGCGGCCCACGAGCATCGCCGACCTCGCTGCCAAGGTCACCGCCCACCCCGACGATTTCAACGGCATGATCGCGGTGCGAAACCCGGCCGGCGCCTTCGGATTCACCGTCACCTCGGCCTTCGTCAACAACGATCCCGACGCCGCGTGGGCGGACTTCGCCAAGATCCTGCCGTTCAGCAAGAACGAGACATCCACGGGCGGCATGGTCGAGAAGGTCACCTCGGGTGAGTACTCGGTCGGATTCTTCATGGGCTCACCGGCTTTGACCGCCGAGCAGCGCACCGGTGGCCTGATCAAGGCGGTCTTCCCGACCGACGGCACGCCGCTGCTGCGTCGTGGCATCGGGATCGCCCATGGGGCACCGCATGAGGCGACCGCGAAGCTGTTCCTCGACTTCGTGTTGTCCGAAGCCGGCCAGAAGGCCGTGTCCGAAGGCGGTTTGACCGCGTACCGCGACGGTGTGCAACGCGCCGAGGACGGTGTCGCCACCTATCAGGAGGTAGTCGATTCCGTCGGCCCCAAGAGCCTGATCTTCGTGCCCTACACCAAAGCCGGCGACGAGGAGATCGATGCCTTCTCCGAACGCTGGAAGTCCCTGCAAGCCGACTGA
- a CDS encoding GntR family transcriptional regulator, which translates to MSVNGGPPPGGLLSTRVSPNSMAMRVVDLIRRHELQEGAHLTEQWVADALDISRTPARRALAYLTEIGLVERTPRRGFHLAMPASELARVALDADDDEDEQLYFRIIDDHLGGRFTEDFTTTDLCQRYGLTTRQANLVLSRMESEDLIRRRAARGWEFVRTLSTKEAHDQSYRFRLIVEPAGLREPGYSVDPEAFALHRRQQESLLHGNIVLLSRSELFRYNATFHEMLAECSGNAYLADAVRRVNRMRRMIEYNHQADRSRLVTQAREHLHLLDLLEAGENDKAADFMYTHLDVVRELKTGIKSRG; encoded by the coding sequence GTGAGCGTCAACGGTGGCCCGCCGCCAGGCGGATTGCTGTCGACGCGCGTGTCCCCCAACTCGATGGCGATGCGCGTCGTCGATCTGATCCGTCGCCACGAACTCCAAGAGGGTGCCCACCTGACCGAGCAGTGGGTCGCTGACGCGCTGGACATCTCGCGCACGCCGGCGCGCCGCGCGCTGGCGTACCTCACGGAGATCGGACTCGTCGAGCGCACCCCGCGCCGCGGTTTCCACCTCGCGATGCCGGCCTCCGAACTGGCGCGCGTGGCGCTCGACGCCGACGACGACGAGGACGAGCAGCTCTATTTCCGCATCATCGACGACCACCTCGGCGGCCGGTTCACCGAAGACTTCACCACCACCGACCTGTGCCAGCGCTACGGCCTCACCACGCGGCAGGCCAATCTCGTGCTGTCCCGCATGGAGTCCGAGGATCTGATCCGCCGGCGCGCCGCACGCGGCTGGGAATTCGTGCGCACACTGTCGACCAAAGAGGCCCACGACCAGAGCTACCGCTTCCGGCTCATCGTCGAGCCTGCCGGGTTGCGCGAACCCGGTTATTCGGTCGATCCCGAAGCCTTCGCCCTGCATCGTCGGCAGCAGGAATCACTCCTGCACGGAAACATCGTATTGCTCTCGCGCAGTGAGCTTTTCCGCTACAACGCGACGTTTCACGAGATGCTGGCCGAATGTTCGGGCAATGCCTACCTGGCCGACGCCGTGCGGCGCGTCAACCGCATGCGGCGGATGATCGAGTACAACCACCAGGCCGACCGGTCGCGGCTCGTCACCCAGGCCCGCGAACACCTGCACCTGCTCGACCTATTGGAAGCGGGCGAGAACGACAAGGCCGCCGACTTCATGTACACGCACCTCGACGTCGTGCGCGAGCTCAAGACCGGCATCAAGTCCCGCGGCTGA
- a CDS encoding IS110 family RNA-guided transposase: MKEAFTMIVVGADVHKRSHTFVAVDQVGRRLGEKTVKATTEGHHAALMWARDQFGTELVWGIEDCRNMSARLERDLLGAGQKVVRVPTKLSAQTRKSARTRGKSDPIDAESVARAVLREPDLPIASHDEQSRELKLLTDRRDVLVRQRTQTINQLLWRVHELDPDQAPPPRALKTRTHQQALQTWLNIQPGLVAELARDELADIIRLTGEIDKLEQRLAARAREVAPSLLAIDGCAELTAAKIVGEAAGIDRFTSEAAFACHCGVAPIPAWSGANAGQMRLSRSGNRQLNAAIHRIAVTQARMKGSDGHAYYHRLITAGKTKAKARRCLKRRISRRIYQALHYDNHTHNQHLTAAA; encoded by the coding sequence GTGAAGGAGGCATTCACCATGATTGTTGTTGGCGCCGATGTACACAAGCGCTCCCACACCTTTGTCGCCGTTGATCAGGTAGGCCGGCGCCTCGGTGAGAAGACCGTCAAGGCCACCACCGAGGGCCACCACGCGGCCCTGATGTGGGCGCGTGACCAGTTCGGCACCGAACTGGTGTGGGGTATCGAAGACTGCCGCAACATGTCCGCGCGGCTGGAACGCGACCTGCTCGGTGCCGGGCAGAAAGTGGTGCGGGTACCCACCAAACTGTCGGCCCAGACGCGCAAGTCCGCCCGCACCCGCGGCAAGTCCGACCCGATCGATGCCGAGTCGGTCGCACGGGCGGTGCTGCGCGAACCCGACCTGCCCATCGCTTCCCACGATGAGCAATCCCGGGAGCTCAAACTGCTCACCGACCGTCGCGATGTCCTTGTCCGGCAACGCACTCAGACGATCAACCAACTGCTGTGGCGTGTGCATGAACTCGACCCCGACCAGGCCCCGCCACCTCGCGCGTTGAAAACCCGCACCCATCAGCAGGCGTTGCAGACATGGCTGAACATCCAGCCGGGTCTGGTGGCTGAACTGGCCCGCGATGAGCTGGCCGACATCATCCGACTCACCGGCGAGATCGACAAGCTCGAGCAGCGTCTGGCCGCTCGGGCCCGCGAAGTGGCGCCCAGCCTGCTGGCCATCGACGGGTGCGCGGAGCTGACCGCGGCCAAGATTGTCGGCGAGGCCGCCGGCATCGACCGGTTCACCAGCGAGGCCGCCTTCGCCTGCCATTGCGGGGTCGCACCCATCCCGGCATGGTCGGGCGCCAACGCCGGCCAGATGCGGTTAAGCCGCTCAGGCAACCGCCAACTCAACGCCGCCATCCACCGCATCGCCGTCACCCAAGCCCGAATGAAAGGCAGCGACGGCCACGCCTACTACCACCGGCTCATCACCGCCGGGAAAACCAAAGCCAAAGCCCGCCGCTGCCTCAAACGCCGCATCTCCCGCCGCATTTACCAGGCCCTCCACTACGACAACCACACCCACAATCAACACCTAACCGCCGCGGCTTGA
- the acnA gene encoding aconitate hydratase AcnA, with translation MSAATIADGRLVVAGQTYRYVPLSEVLTEAELTTTPYALRVLIENVARRAPAALPAVLARLRGELDTCEVPLHPNRIMLHDTTCLPALADFAGMRDRVAELGGDPAALQPAIPVDLTVDHSVIAEHYARPDAVEANLAIDFRRNDERYRFIKWAQNTLDHFGVIPPGTGIIHQINMESLATSVWVDAATEPATIHPDTLVATDSHTPMVNSIGVVGWGVGGLQGQAAMLGEPVTIAYPTVVGVRLTGRLQPGVTGTDLALTLTAMLRAHGVVDKFVEFHGDGARNLAWADRAAVSNMAPEYGATVALFPSDDETLRFLEVTGRPSAHIALVREYLAANRLLCTADAPAPQYDENLPLALESVQTTLAGPSLPHEKVALRDVPASFRTAAGSPSTVTGETDPVFGEVVPAGPVAVAAITSCTNTANPALMLQAGLLARNALRAGLTVKPWVKTTLSPGSRVTTEYLDAAGLLADLAELGFATVGYGCMTCIGNSGPLHPRMEELVAQGTVPAAVLSGNRNFAGRVHPRLRFGYLASPPLVIAYALAGTVLHDFGTEPLGESPDGTPIYLRDIWPADVDVAVISAKALRPSMFERNTAAIRTGTEAWRLLEGQDGIRFDWDPASTYIRRPSFLEDVPADPEPLPPVLETRALLALGDNVTTDHISPAGAIPGDSAAAAYLRSAGVAERDFNQYSTRRSNFEVMLRGAFTNHAVHNRLLPDGAGGDGAWAYTKDRSQILPVYDAAATYRADRTPLVIIAGANYGAGSSRDWAAKAPALLGVRAVIAESFERIHRSNLIGMGIFPLEFACGEHAPALDGTETLRLHGLNDLTPGTTSVAMEIARADGTTDRMTLRLRLDTGNEVAYLRHGGTLPYVIRRTLANT, from the coding sequence ATGAGTGCAGCGACCATCGCCGACGGCCGCCTCGTCGTTGCCGGGCAGACCTACCGCTATGTGCCGCTGTCGGAGGTACTGACCGAGGCCGAACTCACCACGACGCCGTACGCCCTTCGAGTGCTGATCGAGAACGTCGCCCGCCGCGCACCGGCCGCGCTGCCCGCCGTGCTCGCCCGGTTGCGCGGCGAACTCGACACGTGCGAGGTGCCGCTGCATCCGAACCGAATCATGTTGCACGACACCACATGTCTTCCGGCACTGGCGGACTTCGCCGGGATGCGCGACCGGGTGGCCGAACTCGGTGGTGATCCGGCGGCGTTGCAACCCGCGATCCCGGTCGACCTCACCGTGGACCACTCGGTGATCGCCGAACACTACGCGCGTCCGGACGCAGTCGAGGCCAATCTCGCGATCGACTTCCGGCGCAACGACGAGCGGTACCGCTTCATCAAGTGGGCTCAGAACACGCTCGACCATTTCGGCGTCATCCCGCCGGGCACCGGCATCATCCACCAGATCAACATGGAGTCGCTGGCCACTTCGGTGTGGGTCGACGCCGCGACGGAGCCGGCCACGATACACCCGGATACGTTGGTGGCCACCGACAGTCACACTCCGATGGTGAACTCGATCGGGGTGGTCGGCTGGGGCGTGGGCGGCTTGCAGGGCCAGGCCGCAATGCTCGGCGAGCCCGTCACCATCGCCTATCCGACGGTGGTCGGGGTGCGTCTGACCGGACGGCTGCAGCCGGGTGTGACGGGCACCGATCTGGCGCTCACACTGACCGCGATGCTGCGGGCGCACGGCGTCGTCGACAAGTTCGTCGAATTCCACGGCGACGGCGCCCGCAACCTGGCGTGGGCCGACCGCGCCGCGGTGTCGAACATGGCACCCGAGTACGGCGCGACCGTCGCACTCTTCCCGTCCGACGACGAAACACTGCGTTTCCTCGAGGTCACCGGCCGGCCATCCGCCCACATCGCCCTGGTCCGTGAGTATCTGGCTGCCAACCGCCTGTTGTGCACAGCCGACGCACCCGCGCCGCAGTACGACGAAAACCTGCCCCTGGCACTGGAATCCGTGCAGACCACGCTGGCCGGGCCGTCGCTGCCGCACGAGAAGGTCGCGCTGCGCGACGTGCCGGCATCGTTTCGCACCGCCGCGGGTTCGCCGAGCACTGTGACGGGCGAGACCGACCCCGTGTTCGGCGAAGTGGTGCCCGCCGGGCCCGTCGCGGTCGCGGCCATCACGAGCTGTACCAACACCGCCAATCCCGCGCTCATGCTGCAAGCCGGTCTGCTGGCGCGCAACGCGCTTCGCGCGGGTCTGACGGTCAAGCCGTGGGTCAAGACCACGCTGTCTCCGGGATCCCGGGTCACCACCGAATATCTCGACGCCGCAGGGCTTCTCGCCGACCTGGCCGAGCTGGGGTTCGCCACCGTCGGCTACGGGTGCATGACGTGCATCGGCAACTCCGGCCCGCTGCACCCGCGAATGGAGGAACTGGTCGCCCAAGGCACCGTCCCGGCCGCGGTGCTGTCCGGCAACCGGAACTTCGCGGGGCGCGTGCATCCCCGGCTGCGGTTCGGTTACCTCGCGTCACCGCCCCTGGTGATCGCCTACGCGCTGGCAGGCACGGTGCTGCACGACTTCGGCACCGAACCCCTCGGTGAAAGCCCCGACGGCACCCCGATCTATCTGCGTGACATCTGGCCCGCCGACGTCGACGTCGCAGTGATATCGGCAAAGGCGCTGCGCCCGAGCATGTTCGAGCGCAACACGGCAGCGATTCGGACCGGCACCGAAGCCTGGCGCCTGCTGGAGGGCCAGGACGGGATCCGCTTCGACTGGGATCCTGCCAGCACCTATATCCGCCGCCCGAGCTTCCTCGAGGACGTGCCCGCCGATCCGGAGCCGCTGCCTCCAGTGTTGGAGACCCGTGCACTGCTGGCGCTCGGCGACAACGTCACCACCGACCACATCTCGCCGGCAGGCGCGATTCCCGGCGACAGCGCCGCAGCCGCATACCTGCGCAGCGCCGGGGTGGCCGAGCGAGATTTCAATCAGTACTCGACGCGCCGCAGCAACTTCGAGGTCATGCTTCGAGGAGCGTTCACCAATCACGCAGTGCACAACAGGCTGCTACCCGACGGCGCGGGCGGCGACGGAGCCTGGGCGTACACCAAGGATCGCAGCCAGATCCTGCCCGTGTACGACGCCGCCGCGACCTACCGTGCCGACCGGACCCCGCTGGTCATCATCGCGGGCGCCAATTACGGTGCCGGTTCCAGCCGGGACTGGGCCGCGAAAGCGCCCGCGCTGCTGGGCGTCCGGGCCGTCATCGCCGAGAGCTTCGAGCGCATCCACCGGTCCAATCTGATCGGCATGGGCATCTTCCCGCTGGAGTTCGCGTGCGGAGAGCACGCGCCGGCCCTCGACGGCACCGAAACGCTGCGGCTGCACGGGCTGAACGACCTGACCCCGGGTACGACGAGCGTCGCGATGGAGATCGCGCGTGCCGACGGCACTACCGACCGCATGACGCTGCGGCTCCGGCTGGACACCGGCAACGAGGTCGCCTATCTGCGCCACGGCGGCACGCTGCCGTACGTCATCCGCAGGACGCTCGCGAACACCTGA
- a CDS encoding GntP family permease — MSDVAIMINTAVAILAVVVLIVRFKFNPVVSLVLGSLYLGLATKLGVEKTVETVAGGFGDIMAEVGLLIAFGVLMGAMLQEMGAIQRLVGTLLRIFGPNRMPYAMSLTIATALQSIFLDVLLVMSAPLARNLAAKIGKNGTARMATAMAIGLECGIVLTVPGVGALALAGLLEVPLGKMLLCGVALVIPTVAISVAIMIFLFNRGWWNPERDEQPFLGAEPDTGGAEVTDESDTAGGGSGSVAVATKTVPVRQQTPLIVLLGPLLGSLLLIATGAILDVAGIHNPIIAFISEPIVALLLGLIGTSMVGRYAFGAKHVERAIATGFKESGQILILTGVGGSLAATIKATGLGDILGEYFTASHAAPLLMVWVVAAILHIAVGSVTISAITSAGILAPVAPVLGLDPVLLALAAGAGSLFAVHVTSNTFWLLQSLLGQTTRGTLKTCTVGVSVASVVAILLILPASALF, encoded by the coding sequence ATGTCAGACGTCGCCATCATGATCAACACCGCGGTGGCCATCCTTGCCGTCGTCGTGTTGATCGTGCGATTCAAGTTCAACCCCGTGGTCTCGCTGGTCCTCGGATCCCTGTACCTGGGGTTGGCCACCAAACTCGGGGTCGAGAAGACGGTCGAAACCGTCGCGGGCGGCTTCGGCGACATCATGGCCGAGGTAGGTCTGCTGATCGCGTTCGGCGTGCTGATGGGCGCCATGCTGCAGGAGATGGGCGCAATACAACGCCTCGTCGGCACCTTGCTGCGCATCTTCGGGCCCAACCGGATGCCGTACGCGATGTCGTTGACCATCGCCACGGCACTGCAGTCGATCTTCCTCGACGTGCTGCTGGTGATGTCGGCGCCGCTGGCCCGCAATCTCGCCGCGAAGATCGGCAAGAACGGCACCGCCCGGATGGCCACCGCGATGGCGATCGGCCTCGAGTGCGGCATCGTGCTCACGGTTCCCGGTGTCGGAGCCCTCGCGCTGGCCGGTCTACTCGAGGTGCCGCTCGGCAAGATGCTGCTGTGCGGCGTCGCGCTCGTCATCCCCACGGTCGCAATCTCCGTCGCCATCATGATCTTTCTGTTCAACCGCGGGTGGTGGAATCCTGAGCGCGACGAACAACCGTTCCTCGGCGCTGAACCGGATACCGGCGGCGCCGAGGTGACCGACGAATCCGACACGGCAGGCGGCGGTTCGGGTTCGGTCGCCGTCGCCACGAAGACCGTTCCGGTGCGCCAGCAGACACCGCTGATCGTCCTGCTCGGACCTCTGCTCGGCTCACTGCTGCTGATCGCCACCGGCGCCATCCTCGACGTCGCGGGCATCCACAACCCGATCATCGCCTTCATCTCCGAACCGATCGTCGCGTTGCTGCTCGGCCTGATCGGCACCAGCATGGTCGGTCGATATGCCTTCGGCGCCAAGCACGTCGAGCGTGCGATCGCGACCGGGTTCAAGGAAAGCGGTCAGATCCTCATCCTCACCGGCGTCGGCGGATCACTGGCGGCCACTATCAAGGCCACAGGTTTGGGCGACATCCTCGGCGAGTACTTCACCGCGAGCCACGCGGCCCCGCTGCTCATGGTGTGGGTGGTCGCGGCGATCCTGCACATCGCGGTCGGTTCGGTGACCATCTCGGCCATCACCTCAGCCGGCATCCTCGCGCCGGTCGCACCCGTGCTCGGCCTCGACCCGGTTCTGCTGGCGCTGGCCGCCGGTGCAGGCTCGCTGTTCGCAGTGCACGTCACCAGCAACACCTTCTGGCTGTTGCAGTCCCTGCTCGGACAGACCACCCGCGGAACACTCAAGACCTGCACGGTCGGCGTATCGGTCGCCTCTGTGGTGGCGATCCTGCTGATCCTGCCCGCAAGCGCGCTGTTCTGA